A window from Dromaius novaehollandiae isolate bDroNov1 chromosome 1, bDroNov1.hap1, whole genome shotgun sequence encodes these proteins:
- the LOC135327543 gene encoding LOW QUALITY PROTEIN: snaclec bitiscetin subunit beta-like (The sequence of the model RefSeq protein was modified relative to this genomic sequence to represent the inferred CDS: substituted 1 base at 1 genomic stop codon) produces MSYLVLFLLFGASVLFSSEGCENSIVQHGNTQLLPLIINKFNTASRKIHKPSHLDSPAMQTFQGLCQKGWISYKDHXYMLIEKRMTWIQAEKSCWTKRARGHLISITSEAKNEFLHKLAQRQKETQFWTGGTYQKGLSLKWTDGSLTAFIQKPLSALLSPFTRQLISFLNVRFCLTLSTGGHGEWGSSVCNKRLPSICIYKPDLMHP; encoded by the exons GTTGTGAGAACTCCATAGTCCAACATGGCAATACCCAGTTATTGCCCCTAATCATCAACAAATTTAATACTGCATCTAGGAAAATTCATAAGCCGTCTCACCTGGACTCACCTGCAATGCAGACTTTCCAAGGCCTATGTCAGAAAGGCTGGATTAGTTACAAAGACCACTGATACATGTTGATTGAAAAGAGAATGACATGGATTCAAGCTG AGAAATCTTGTTGGACTAAAAGAGCAAGAGGTCACCTAATCAGCATCACCAGTGAAGCCAAGAATGAATTCCTTCATAAACTTGCTCAGAGACAAAAGGAAACCCAATTCTGGACAGGTGGAACTTACCAAAAG ggGTTGTCTTTGAAATGGACTGATGGATCTCTGACAGCTTTCATCCAGAAGCCTCTGTCAGCCCTTCTCAGCCCTTTCACAAGACAACTTATCAGCTTCTTAAATGTTAGATTTTGCCTGACACTCAGTACTGGAG GCCACGGTGAATGGGGCAGCTCTGTTTGCAACAAGAGGCTACCATCCATCTGCATTTACAAACCAGACCTGATGCACCCTTAA